From a region of the Rhodococcus sp. 4CII genome:
- a CDS encoding acyl-CoA thioesterase domain-containing protein yields the protein MDDDTVVDAPIRRFWFRAEPLGHSAPQNLHRAIVAFASDRSLLPVIAKTRGDLGSAGEQKVASVDHALWFHQDVQIGEWLLYVQDSPHSAARGLGTARGLIYSCTGDLIATVTQQGFRQ from the coding sequence ATAGATGACGACACCGTCGTCGATGCGCCGATCCGGCGCTTCTGGTTCCGCGCCGAACCACTCGGGCACTCGGCCCCTCAGAATCTGCACCGAGCGATCGTGGCGTTCGCGTCCGACCGATCCCTACTGCCCGTGATCGCCAAGACACGCGGCGACCTGGGCAGTGCCGGCGAACAGAAGGTAGCCAGCGTCGATCATGCTCTGTGGTTTCACCAGGACGTCCAGATCGGCGAATGGCTGCTGTACGTCCAAGACAGCCCACACAGCGCAGCACGCGGGCTGGGTACCGCGCGCGGGCTGATCTACTCCTGCACAGGCGATCTCATAGCTACGGTGACCCAGCAGGGGTTTCGGCAGTGA
- a CDS encoding GntR family transcriptional regulator: MTSSDTGSVAPPVSRTEYVAERLKQDVASGAIKPGELIKQTVLAKRYGVSATPVREAMRLLAADGVLTYSPHKGASVREMTPDTARDLYRLRAAAEREATEMAVERMTPPGLELIKAKHADLDRAQRDGTASAAELSLMNRAFHFAIYSLTSPLVVQHIELLWSRLTPSTTVWRHPVDAHELEKDHDLILEAIVRKDAKAAGAYMAQHIQRAYKIRESQPELRAAGSDEREDFGTA, encoded by the coding sequence ATGACGTCGAGCGACACAGGATCGGTGGCGCCCCCGGTCAGCCGGACCGAGTACGTCGCCGAACGACTCAAGCAGGACGTCGCCTCCGGCGCGATCAAACCAGGTGAACTGATCAAACAGACGGTGCTGGCGAAGCGATACGGCGTCAGTGCCACACCCGTACGGGAGGCGATGCGCCTGCTCGCGGCCGACGGGGTGCTCACCTACTCCCCCCACAAGGGCGCCTCCGTGCGAGAGATGACCCCGGACACCGCACGCGACCTGTATCGCCTTCGAGCCGCGGCCGAGCGTGAGGCAACGGAGATGGCGGTGGAGCGGATGACCCCGCCGGGACTCGAGCTGATCAAAGCGAAGCACGCCGATCTCGACCGGGCACAGCGCGACGGCACCGCGTCGGCAGCCGAGCTGTCCCTGATGAACCGGGCATTCCACTTCGCCATCTACAGCCTGACGTCACCGTTGGTCGTCCAGCACATCGAACTGCTCTGGTCCCGGCTGACTCCCAGCACCACGGTATGGCGACACCCGGTGGACGCGCACGAGCTGGAAAAGGACCACGACCTCATCCTCGAGGCCATCGTGCGCAAAGATGCCAAGGCCGCCGGCGCCTACATGGCACAGCACATCCAGCGCGCGTACAAGATTCGCGAAAGCCAGCCCGAGCTGCGCGCCGCCGGTTCGGACGAGCGCGAAGACTTCGGGACGGCCTGA
- a CDS encoding TIGR03118 family protein translates to MKNFCARPALPWAALLATAVASTAACAPAASSETALTPVPGNHYARTTLVANDADYAAAATVPEMVNAWGVAIRPQGEGGHFWVGAGGNSFEFVGDVSAAPDPALRTLHQDMLHEVAVPGADADTSDASVGKTTGVVFNPAPLNSDSFVVTGQPVAVDGRQELLAGSSRFLFATDSGRISGWTEQGADGRIVRQDGPAKEMFDGGPQGMNFFGLALAPGRDDALWVADFGAAPQIRQFDKTWQPVATQGFANPFATGDLIDPTDPAQGKQARPGDPAPFNIATAGNRVFVTYATTKAAEDGSGFDAGEEDSLDAEQEAATGDRPDRGKVAEFDAEGTLVRILDDQGRLNAPWGVAVAPAEFGALAGKILVGNFGGAGRIAAFDDQSGAFVDYVRDEAGDIVAVEGLWGLLFGNGESLGDSDSLYFTAGPADEKDGVFGRLRATH, encoded by the coding sequence ATGAAGAATTTCTGTGCTCGTCCCGCGCTGCCCTGGGCCGCGCTGCTCGCGACGGCAGTCGCGTCGACGGCAGCATGTGCACCGGCGGCATCGTCGGAGACCGCCCTGACCCCGGTCCCCGGCAATCACTACGCGCGCACGACTCTCGTCGCGAACGACGCCGACTACGCGGCCGCCGCCACGGTCCCCGAGATGGTGAATGCGTGGGGGGTGGCAATCCGGCCTCAGGGTGAAGGTGGACACTTTTGGGTCGGCGCGGGCGGGAACTCCTTCGAGTTCGTCGGTGACGTGAGCGCCGCACCCGACCCCGCCCTGCGCACCCTGCACCAGGACATGCTGCACGAGGTGGCCGTTCCCGGCGCGGACGCCGACACCTCCGACGCAAGCGTCGGAAAGACCACCGGAGTCGTGTTCAACCCCGCGCCCCTGAACTCCGACAGCTTCGTCGTCACCGGCCAACCCGTGGCGGTCGACGGCCGGCAGGAGTTGCTCGCCGGTTCGTCCCGATTCCTCTTCGCCACCGATTCCGGCCGCATCTCCGGCTGGACCGAACAGGGCGCGGACGGCCGCATCGTCCGGCAGGACGGCCCTGCGAAGGAGATGTTCGACGGCGGGCCGCAGGGCATGAACTTCTTCGGACTGGCTCTCGCCCCCGGACGCGACGACGCGCTGTGGGTGGCCGATTTCGGTGCGGCGCCGCAGATCCGGCAATTCGACAAGACCTGGCAGCCGGTGGCCACCCAGGGCTTCGCCAACCCGTTCGCGACCGGCGACCTGATCGATCCCACCGACCCCGCACAGGGAAAGCAGGCCCGCCCGGGCGATCCCGCACCGTTCAACATCGCCACAGCGGGTAACCGTGTCTTCGTCACGTACGCGACCACCAAGGCCGCCGAGGACGGCTCGGGTTTCGATGCGGGCGAGGAGGACTCACTCGACGCCGAGCAGGAGGCAGCCACCGGTGACCGCCCCGACCGCGGCAAGGTCGCCGAGTTCGACGCCGAGGGCACCCTGGTGCGGATCCTCGACGATCAGGGCCGCCTCAACGCCCCATGGGGTGTCGCCGTGGCACCGGCCGAGTTCGGCGCACTCGCCGGGAAAATTCTCGTCGGCAACTTCGGTGGTGCCGGGCGGATCGCGGCCTTCGACGACCAGAGCGGCGCCTTCGTCGACTACGTGCGTGACGAAGCCGGTGACATCGTCGCCGTCGAGGGACTGTGGGGACTGCTGTTCGGCAACGGTGAGAGCCTCGGCGACAGCGACTCGCTCTACTTCACAGCCGGTCCCGCGGACGAGAAGGACGGCGTCTTCGGCCGTCTACGAGCCACGCACTGA
- a CDS encoding patatin-like phospholipase family protein — protein MTASGDSREADLVLAGGGVKGIGLVGAASALLDAGYTIHRVSGTSAGAVVGAVLAAATAGGEPMTGEQLKQLTHLNYREFLDPGLLESIPVVGQSWALLRGTGLYRGDRVHQWLQDTLAGLGVSTFQDLQIDDDTLPPNQRYRLVVTVTDVTTGQLVRLPWDFERVYGLDPDTQSVADAVRASMAIPFFFRPVSLTSAAGMTSTLVDGGVLSNFPIDSLDRTDGQVPRRPTFGVTVLPNLPAGNDDVIPYLKLLRLLRPPHLFESVLSTMLVGRDQTYLNQPWVSVRAIRVDSTEVGVLDFDLRQKDVEALHRNGYEAAQAFLSTWDWASYVRRFRPVPPG, from the coding sequence GTGACCGCATCAGGGGACAGCAGAGAAGCCGACCTCGTCCTCGCGGGCGGTGGCGTCAAGGGAATCGGATTGGTCGGCGCCGCCTCGGCGCTCCTCGATGCCGGCTACACGATTCATCGCGTCTCCGGTACGTCGGCGGGCGCGGTGGTGGGCGCCGTCCTGGCGGCCGCCACCGCCGGCGGGGAACCGATGACCGGGGAGCAGCTGAAGCAGCTCACCCATCTGAACTACCGCGAGTTTCTCGATCCGGGCCTGCTCGAGAGCATCCCGGTCGTCGGGCAGTCGTGGGCGCTGCTGCGGGGCACCGGACTCTACCGGGGCGATCGTGTCCACCAATGGCTCCAGGACACGCTCGCGGGGCTCGGGGTCTCGACCTTCCAAGACCTGCAGATCGACGACGACACCCTGCCACCGAACCAGCGGTACCGGTTGGTGGTCACCGTGACCGACGTGACGACCGGGCAGTTGGTGCGATTGCCCTGGGACTTCGAACGGGTCTACGGCCTCGACCCCGACACCCAGTCCGTCGCCGACGCGGTGCGGGCGTCGATGGCGATCCCGTTCTTCTTCCGTCCCGTCTCGTTGACCAGTGCCGCCGGAATGACCTCGACGCTGGTGGACGGCGGGGTGCTCTCGAACTTCCCGATCGATTCGCTGGACCGGACCGATGGACAGGTGCCGCGCCGGCCCACCTTCGGGGTCACCGTGCTGCCCAATCTGCCGGCCGGAAACGATGACGTCATCCCCTATCTCAAACTTCTGCGCCTGCTCCGGCCACCGCACCTGTTCGAGAGCGTTCTGAGCACCATGCTCGTCGGCCGCGATCAGACGTACCTCAACCAGCCGTGGGTGAGTGTCCGGGCGATCAGGGTGGACTCCACCGAGGTGGGGGTCCTCGACTTCGACCTTCGACAGAAGGACGTCGAGGCTCTGCACCGGAACGGATACGAAGCGGCGCAAGCGTTCCTGTCCACCTGGGATTGGGCATCGTATGTTCGGAGGTTCCGGCCGGTGCCGCCCGGATAG
- a CDS encoding LuxR C-terminal-related transcriptional regulator, whose translation MDCVWPLIGRDEELRRIWATIEGSGDGSGVLVAGGAGVGKSRLASAAVAVLAKRHTVRWVTATASARTLPLGAFAQWAPISQADPMMVIHTVIKALTAGDKPVVVAVDDVHLLDDLSVVVIQQLVQRGLARVVLTLRNTEPAPDTITTLWKDGFLDRLDLDPLRENDTERLLSQALAGPVAPATAAELWNLTRGNVLFLRHLVRQERDAGRLVSDVGTWQLSGEPVVSPTLAKLITGQLGSLTDDTAEVLDYLAIGEPIDGTVLEILTSPHAVKDVHSRGLIDMTSDNGEIAVRLSHPLYGEVRRSTGNLLQLRRLRGRLATALSARADPTPAALLRRALLTLESDLPPDLGLYLAATATALRLHDALLALRFADAGHISDSGFQGAMLHYWVLNYVGRAQDALTLLEALDQNALTIEEQRRLSVMRVGTLCWSLGDPERARQELTIAKEAPHNHKSSELAAFEALLESVQGRPDSAIAAGNVVFQAAPSDMAFVLTSCALVIAHGYSGKAAKVFPLTKRASALVATSSDAAALEYGIVYFHIEAMFIAGYLQAAEQVMTQFVEYAANTPGTIGLFVSLLHSYVDLSQGRLDAALEVLNRADREFRTTTYDRSAVVSCRVYLILAVSHRGDGKRAAELVRDLDTLNPYGFLRSACILAKAWAAAAQQMIADAIRLARKAAAIAADRGHFGQELMCLQAASQFGDRTTAHRLNELTALVDGPRVHAVALHASGLTRANAEKLAEASRRYEEIGDIVAATDASAQAGTLFREQQHHGSALTAIERARTLAGTHRGLNTPALRQAGETTPLTRRQREIVALVSQGLTNKEIAERLGVSVRTVEGHRYHARLR comes from the coding sequence GTGGACTGTGTATGGCCACTTATTGGCAGGGATGAAGAACTGCGGCGCATCTGGGCGACTATCGAAGGCTCTGGTGATGGCTCTGGGGTTCTTGTGGCGGGCGGTGCCGGTGTTGGCAAGAGTCGGTTGGCGAGTGCTGCCGTCGCCGTACTTGCCAAACGTCACACCGTCCGGTGGGTCACCGCTACGGCCTCGGCCCGAACTCTTCCGTTGGGAGCGTTTGCTCAATGGGCACCGATCTCGCAGGCCGACCCGATGATGGTCATCCATACCGTCATCAAAGCGCTCACTGCCGGCGACAAGCCCGTAGTCGTGGCCGTCGACGACGTTCACCTGCTCGACGACCTGTCCGTCGTCGTCATCCAACAACTCGTGCAGCGCGGCCTTGCCAGGGTCGTGCTCACCCTGCGCAACACCGAACCGGCCCCCGACACCATTACCACCCTCTGGAAAGACGGGTTCCTCGACCGGCTCGATTTAGATCCCTTGCGCGAGAACGACACTGAACGCCTGCTTTCGCAGGCGCTCGCTGGGCCCGTCGCCCCCGCAACGGCGGCCGAACTGTGGAACCTGACCCGCGGCAATGTGCTGTTCCTGCGGCATCTCGTTCGCCAGGAACGGGACGCCGGACGGCTCGTGAGCGACGTCGGCACCTGGCAGTTGAGCGGTGAACCCGTCGTCTCACCCACCCTCGCCAAACTCATTACCGGCCAGCTTGGTTCGCTGACCGATGACACGGCAGAAGTCCTCGACTACCTCGCGATTGGCGAACCCATTGACGGCACGGTGTTGGAAATCCTCACCAGCCCGCATGCGGTCAAGGATGTGCATTCCCGCGGCCTCATCGACATGACCAGCGACAACGGCGAGATCGCCGTCCGCCTCAGCCACCCCCTCTACGGTGAAGTCCGTCGCAGCACTGGCAACCTCCTGCAACTGCGCCGCCTGCGCGGTCGTCTCGCAACCGCCCTTTCCGCCCGCGCTGATCCAACACCCGCAGCTTTGTTGCGACGGGCATTGCTGACACTCGAATCCGACCTGCCGCCCGACCTGGGGCTTTACCTCGCCGCAACTGCCACCGCACTACGGCTCCACGATGCTCTCCTCGCCCTTCGTTTCGCGGACGCCGGACACATATCTGACAGCGGCTTTCAAGGCGCGATGCTGCACTACTGGGTGCTCAATTACGTTGGTCGGGCACAGGATGCACTCACCCTGCTCGAGGCGCTCGATCAGAACGCGCTAACGATCGAGGAGCAACGGCGACTGTCCGTTATGCGTGTCGGCACCCTATGCTGGAGCCTCGGCGATCCCGAACGGGCGAGACAAGAACTGACAATCGCCAAGGAAGCGCCCCATAATCACAAATCATCCGAGCTAGCCGCATTCGAAGCACTCCTCGAGTCGGTGCAGGGCCGACCTGACAGCGCGATCGCCGCAGGAAACGTAGTCTTTCAGGCTGCGCCGAGCGATATGGCATTCGTGCTCACCTCATGCGCCCTGGTCATTGCCCACGGTTACTCGGGAAAGGCCGCCAAGGTTTTTCCGTTGACCAAGCGAGCCTCCGCTTTAGTCGCAACATCCAGCGATGCTGCCGCGCTGGAGTACGGGATCGTCTACTTCCACATCGAAGCAATGTTCATCGCGGGGTACCTTCAGGCCGCGGAACAAGTCATGACCCAGTTTGTCGAGTATGCCGCGAACACTCCCGGAACCATAGGTTTGTTTGTCTCATTACTCCACAGCTACGTTGACCTGTCCCAAGGTCGCCTGGACGCTGCGCTCGAGGTTCTGAACAGGGCGGATCGCGAATTCCGTACCACCACGTACGACAGATCAGCTGTCGTCAGCTGCCGGGTTTACCTGATTCTCGCGGTATCGCATCGCGGGGACGGGAAACGCGCAGCGGAGCTGGTTCGCGATCTCGACACGCTGAATCCATACGGCTTCCTCCGATCAGCGTGCATCCTCGCCAAAGCATGGGCTGCGGCCGCCCAGCAGATGATCGCCGATGCAATCCGCCTCGCCCGGAAGGCGGCCGCGATCGCGGCCGATCGCGGCCACTTCGGCCAAGAACTCATGTGTCTGCAAGCCGCATCGCAATTCGGCGATCGCACCACAGCGCACCGGCTGAACGAGCTCACCGCCCTCGTCGACGGGCCACGCGTCCACGCCGTTGCACTGCATGCCAGCGGCCTGACCAGAGCCAACGCCGAAAAACTCGCCGAAGCCTCACGACGGTACGAAGAAATCGGTGACATCGTCGCAGCGACCGATGCCTCCGCCCAGGCCGGAACTCTCTTCCGCGAACAGCAACATCACGGTTCCGCACTGACCGCTATCGAACGTGCGAGGACGCTGGCAGGCACCCACCGCGGACTCAACACCCCCGCACTGCGCCAAGCCGGCGAAACCACCCCACTCACGAGGCGGCAGCGCGAAATCGTCGCCCTCGTCTCCCAGGGCCTCACCAACAAAGAGATCGCCGAACGCCTCGGAGTCTCCGTCCGCACAGTCGAAGGCCACCGCTACCACGCCAGGCTGCGCTGA
- a CDS encoding Ig-like domain-containing protein gives MSDIRADAAQVGTQALAPALPTAAVDVASSVVSKVLGALGLRPFLSNDPQVPIESPTFWALAAAWCRRQEKVFTTDANPALAAAPATTSQPIESFAVTSTTSTVTSSASTAGPIVGVPDRSTGSVRGSINASGNQLTYAVTGPPSGGTVTVDATGGFTYTPTQVARQAAALNPDANYDSFTVTVTSGQSSTPVTVQVPVSAARMQVAQSTTVGSNPSGAVFAGTRTYVANQGSKSVSVLDATNAVVGSVSVGTSPTGVAANPAGTRVYVTNSGSGNVSVINTATNTVVATVKTGTTPNAVAVNPAGTRAYVTNSGSGNVSVINTATNTVVATVKTGTTPNAVAVNPAGTRAYVTNSGSGNVSVINTATNTVVATVKTGTTPNAVAVNPAGTRAYVTNSGSNTVSVIDTATNTVVATVAVGSQPTAVRVTPDGSAAYVVSDPDRLTVIDTRTNTVVSTLSLDSPAESGPHSIALSADGSRMLVTDAADGRVRALTLTYVNSAPTASWTAGAPRASDGAVVVTLVDPRDPDGDPVTLTNAAPGSGSVLSDGPTFTYTPTAAARDLALQTPGEDADHFTITLTDSGQAVTNIVVTVPITPAPAAGVFDIDSTSIPAGGSPTGAVLVGDRLYVVSEDGFVQVVDRDTNAVVGAPIAVDWASSNIAAASTWVYVNSPYTGTISVIDTSTGTVVDTISVPTTPDYQGGTLAQELAVSPDGTRLYASGEDGTVSVIDTATNEVITSEPLGYFTDLAVSEDGRRLYGTSGASVTVIDTESMARTADVTIGPAWDLTRSSSEFTDVTSSVAVNADGTRAYATYHVSTVELATGGYSNGQFITDGTGRLWRVTGGYEVVAVIDVDPSSTTYGTQLAAVRLPEGAQDVAISADGDLLYVSGADGRTVSVVDTSTYAVLGTFVTDPNGSTSGAYGPYRSLLVDPDTGTLYVTDYTDGKAYAVTGAPGGAPAAVLT, from the coding sequence GTGTCCGACATCCGTGCCGATGCGGCACAGGTCGGGACGCAGGCATTGGCCCCGGCTCTCCCCACCGCGGCGGTGGACGTCGCATCGAGTGTCGTGTCGAAGGTGCTCGGCGCGCTCGGGCTACGCCCATTCCTGTCGAACGATCCACAGGTACCGATCGAGTCGCCGACGTTCTGGGCGCTGGCCGCGGCATGGTGCCGTCGACAGGAGAAGGTGTTCACCACCGACGCGAACCCAGCGCTGGCTGCCGCCCCCGCCACGACCAGCCAGCCGATCGAATCGTTCGCCGTCACGAGCACCACATCCACCGTCACGAGCTCTGCGTCCACTGCCGGGCCGATCGTCGGTGTGCCCGACCGCAGCACCGGTTCGGTGCGCGGCTCGATCAATGCGTCCGGAAACCAACTCACGTACGCGGTCACCGGACCCCCGAGCGGGGGAACGGTCACCGTAGACGCGACCGGCGGCTTCACCTACACCCCCACGCAGGTAGCGCGCCAGGCCGCTGCGCTGAACCCGGACGCCAATTACGACTCGTTCACCGTCACCGTGACCTCCGGGCAGTCCAGCACCCCGGTGACCGTGCAGGTGCCGGTGTCGGCGGCACGGATGCAGGTCGCGCAGTCCACCACTGTCGGGTCCAACCCGTCCGGTGCGGTGTTCGCCGGCACCAGAACCTATGTGGCAAACCAGGGTTCGAAGAGCGTCTCCGTCCTCGACGCAACCAACGCCGTCGTCGGCTCGGTGTCCGTCGGCACCTCGCCGACCGGCGTCGCGGCCAATCCGGCCGGGACCCGGGTCTACGTCACCAACAGCGGCAGCGGCAACGTGTCGGTGATCAACACCGCCACCAATACCGTCGTGGCCACCGTCAAGACCGGCACCACACCCAATGCTGTCGCTGTCAATCCCGCCGGGACCCGCGCGTACGTCACCAACAGCGGCAGCGGCAACGTGTCGGTGATCAACACCGCCACCAATACCGTCGTGGCCACCGTCAAGACCGGCACCACACCCAATGCTGTCGCTGTCAATCCCGCCGGGACCCGCGCGTACGTCACCAACAGCGGCAGCGGCAACGTGTCGGTGATCAACACCGCCACCAATACCGTCGTGGCCACCGTCAAGACCGGCACCACACCCAATGCTGTCGCTGTCAATCCCGCCGGGACCCGCGCGTACGTCACCAACAGCGGCAGCAACACCGTCTCGGTCATCGACACCGCCACCAACACCGTCGTCGCCACCGTCGCTGTCGGTTCCCAGCCGACCGCCGTACGTGTCACCCCCGACGGAAGCGCAGCCTATGTCGTCTCCGATCCGGACAGGCTGACCGTCATCGACACGCGCACCAACACTGTCGTGTCCACACTCTCCCTCGACTCGCCCGCCGAGTCCGGTCCCCACTCCATCGCGCTGAGTGCCGACGGTTCCCGGATGCTCGTCACCGATGCGGCCGACGGGCGGGTGCGGGCCCTGACGCTCACATACGTGAACTCCGCGCCCACAGCGAGCTGGACGGCCGGCGCACCTCGGGCGTCCGACGGCGCGGTCGTCGTCACCCTCGTCGACCCCAGGGACCCGGATGGTGATCCGGTGACCTTGACGAACGCTGCGCCCGGGTCCGGATCGGTCCTCTCCGACGGCCCGACCTTCACCTACACCCCGACCGCCGCCGCCCGCGACCTCGCCCTGCAAACGCCGGGAGAGGACGCCGACCACTTCACCATCACCCTCACAGACAGCGGCCAAGCGGTGACGAACATCGTTGTCACCGTTCCGATCACGCCGGCGCCTGCCGCGGGTGTGTTCGACATCGACTCGACATCGATTCCGGCGGGAGGCAGCCCGACCGGGGCGGTTCTCGTCGGCGATCGGCTCTACGTCGTCAGCGAGGACGGCTTCGTGCAGGTCGTCGACCGCGACACCAACGCGGTCGTCGGGGCGCCGATCGCGGTCGACTGGGCGTCGTCGAACATCGCGGCCGCCTCGACGTGGGTGTACGTCAACAGCCCCTATACCGGCACCATCTCGGTGATCGACACGAGCACCGGCACCGTCGTCGACACGATCTCGGTTCCCACCACTCCCGACTACCAGGGCGGGACCCTGGCGCAGGAGTTGGCCGTCAGTCCCGACGGGACGCGCCTCTACGCCAGCGGTGAGGACGGCACGGTGTCGGTCATCGACACCGCAACGAACGAGGTGATCACCTCCGAACCCCTCGGATACTTCACCGATCTGGCCGTCAGCGAGGACGGCCGTCGCCTGTACGGCACGAGCGGCGCGTCCGTTACCGTGATCGACACCGAGTCCATGGCCAGGACGGCGGATGTCACTATCGGGCCTGCGTGGGACCTCACCCGCTCGAGCAGCGAGTTCACCGATGTCACCAGCAGTGTCGCGGTCAACGCGGACGGCACGCGAGCGTACGCCACGTACCACGTCAGCACCGTGGAGCTCGCCACCGGCGGCTACTCCAACGGACAGTTCATCACCGACGGCACCGGACGGCTCTGGCGTGTGACGGGCGGATACGAGGTCGTCGCGGTGATCGACGTCGACCCGTCCAGTACCACCTACGGGACCCAGCTCGCCGCGGTCCGGCTGCCAGAGGGAGCGCAAGACGTGGCGATCAGCGCGGACGGCGATCTGCTGTATGTCTCCGGCGCGGACGGCCGGACCGTCTCGGTGGTCGACACCTCGACATACGCCGTCCTCGGGACCTTCGTGACCGACCCGAACGGCTCGACCTCCGGGGCGTACGGGCCCTACCGATCCCTGCTCGTCGATCCGGACACCGGAACGCTGTATGTCACCGACTACACCGACGGCAAAGCGTATGCAGTCACCGGCGCACCGGGCGGCGCACCCGCCGCTGTGCTCACCTGA
- a CDS encoding MFS transporter, protein MKSWFVSLCIVTALLQAVYAAVRVMISYRALELGGDGATVGILTALYSLVPLVAAIPIGRAVDGRHAAAVLRLGAAISVAAVGAILLSTDLIVLALGAILLGFGHILTLVSGQGYVPLMSTPDQYDRRFGGLTVWISVGQSIGIPVAGLIASRSHEGHVDTTASLLVMLVLATLATTASLSPYFRIPTAMHRKSKSREQQSTIAMLSTTGMRPAVFSSLIVLTSMDLTTAYLPVLGEQYGFSVLTVTAILTARAIAAIVSRMFLTQLLHFAPRRWLLISGTLCSALPVALIPAVPQPVVVAVLMSVAGFFWGLAQPLTMTWVAGLVPPPNRASALSLRLTGNRLGQVFIPLTAGAIAGSAGADAVFVLTGGLLAGAAFSTWRALTRR, encoded by the coding sequence GTGAAGTCCTGGTTCGTCTCCCTCTGCATCGTCACGGCTCTCCTTCAGGCGGTCTATGCCGCTGTCCGCGTGATGATCTCGTACCGAGCCCTCGAACTCGGCGGCGACGGAGCGACCGTGGGGATCTTGACAGCGCTGTATTCGCTCGTCCCCCTCGTCGCGGCGATTCCCATAGGCCGGGCCGTGGACGGCCGCCACGCCGCCGCGGTACTGCGCCTCGGAGCAGCGATTTCCGTCGCCGCGGTCGGCGCGATTCTCCTCAGCACCGACCTGATTGTTCTCGCCCTCGGCGCCATCCTGCTCGGCTTCGGCCACATCTTGACCCTGGTCTCCGGGCAGGGATACGTCCCGCTGATGTCGACACCCGACCAGTACGACCGGCGCTTCGGTGGGCTGACGGTGTGGATCTCGGTAGGCCAGTCCATCGGCATTCCGGTGGCAGGTCTCATCGCCTCCCGCAGCCACGAAGGGCACGTCGACACCACCGCCTCCCTGCTCGTGATGCTGGTGCTCGCAACACTCGCCACCACGGCGAGCCTCTCGCCATACTTTCGAATCCCCACCGCGATGCACCGCAAATCGAAGTCACGCGAACAGCAGTCGACGATCGCGATGCTTTCCACCACCGGCATGCGCCCTGCCGTCTTCAGCAGCCTGATCGTGCTGACCTCGATGGATCTGACCACCGCGTACCTCCCCGTGCTCGGTGAGCAGTACGGATTCTCGGTGCTGACCGTGACCGCGATCCTCACCGCCCGTGCGATCGCTGCCATCGTCTCCCGCATGTTCTTGACGCAGCTTCTCCATTTCGCCCCACGCCGATGGCTGCTGATTTCCGGTACCCTCTGTTCCGCGTTGCCCGTCGCCCTCATTCCCGCTGTACCGCAACCGGTCGTCGTCGCCGTCCTCATGTCGGTTGCCGGGTTCTTCTGGGGCCTCGCGCAACCCCTCACCATGACCTGGGTGGCTGGACTGGTCCCGCCCCCGAACCGCGCCTCCGCGCTGTCCCTCCGCTTGACCGGCAACCGGCTCGGACAGGTCTTCATCCCCCTCACCGCCGGGGCAATCGCCGGCTCCGCCGGCGCCGACGCCGTCTTCGTGCTGACCGGCGGTCTTCTCGCGGGCGCCGCGTTCTCGACATGGCGGGCGCTCACGCGACGATAG